A stretch of DNA from Arthrobacter globiformis:
ATGGGCGATGTTGTGGGTGGTGTTAGGCGGCTCAGTGCCCCATGACAAAGCCGCCGTCCACGATGACGTTTTGGCCGGTGATGTACGCGGCCGCGTCCGAGAGCAGGAACTGGACGACCCCGGAGATATCCTCGGGCACCTGGTCCCTTTCCAACACCCTGGTCTCTTCGTAGAGCCGGTAGCGGGAGGCCGGCACGGACTCGGTTGCCTCGACCCTGGTAAGGCCCGGGGATACAGCATTTACACGGACCCCGGCCGCTCCCGCATCCCGGGCCATGGTCCGGGTCATTGCCAGGACTGCGCCTTTGGAGCTGACATAGTGGACCAGGCGCGGCGAGCCGTACAGTGCTGCGTCTGAAGCGACGTTGACGATGGCGGCAGTCTGCTTTTGTGCCAGCTGGGGATAGAGGTACTTGCTCACCAGCCAGGTACCGAAGGCGTTCACAGTCATGACCCGCTGGAAGAAGTCCTCTTCAAGGTCCCAGAAGGTGTCCCCGCCAACGCTGTCGGCAAGAGCTGCATTGTTGACCAGGCCGTCTGCCCCGCCCAGTTCCCGGACGGCATCGGCCAAAGCCGCAACGGAGTCCTTGTCCGCAATATCGGTGATGATTGCCGTGGCATCGAAGCCGCGTTCCCGCAGCGTGGCTGCTGCTCGTTCTGCAATGTCGGCGTTTTTCTCAGCGATAACGATGCGGTCGCCTCCGGCTGCCAGCCGTTCGGCGATACTGAATCCCAGTCCACGTCCAGAGCCGGTGACTACTATCAACCGTGTCACGGAAGCCTCTTCCAAAACTCTAGAATCGATGACGCCATCTCTGCCGGCTTCTCCTGCACTGCGGCATGGCCTGCACAGGGAATGATCTTGAAGGAAGCGTCTGTTATGGATTCGGCGAGGATCCTGGATTCATCAACGCCGGTGACTACATCGTCTTCACCGACCAGGACCAGTGATGGTACCTGCAGAGTCGGTAGCACATTCGATGTGTCGGTAGCTGCCATCATGGTCGCTGCGGCTTTGTAACCGGGCAGCCGGACCGCGGCCATTTCGGACCTGACCGCCGTGGCCGTCGCAGCATCCGCTGCTGGCGAGAGCAGTCTGGAAGCCCGCCGGTCGGCGAAGGCTTCTGGCCCCAGTTCGGTCAGTTCGGGGACGCGTGCAAGCATCCGGTCCGCTGACTCCCCGGTAACGGCCGAACCTCTGGTGCTGTCCGCTAGCACCAGGGAGCGGACAGCACCCGGTGCCTGCGCTGCCGCTCGGGTGGCGATAACTCCTCCCCACGAGGTCCCGATCAGGTGTGCGGGTCCAAGGGCGAGGGAAGCCAGAATCTGCAGGACGAGCCCGGGATGGTCGACCGGACCCAGCGGATCCGGGGACTCCCCGTACCCTGGCGCATCCCAGCAGAACGTGCGGTAGCCGGCCTCACTGAGCAGCTGTGCCAGCGCCCCGCACGATGAGGCATTACCCCCGATGCCGTGCATCAGGAAGACAGGCGCTCCTTCACCACGAACTACCAGCGATACGCCGTGGAGGGAAATACGGCTGCCCCGGCTTCGGGTGGCGGGAGCTGCCTCAGTGGGCAGCTGCATGACTTGCCGAATCTGCCGACGGAACAGTGAAGTAGTCGGCGCTGCCCGGGACAACGAGGGAGCGGTAGCCGTCATCGGGGATTCCGGCCATAGCAGTGCGAACGTTAACTGTGGGTGGCCCGGCCGTTCCCCACTGGTCCGACAGTTCCGGGGTCCGCTTCCACGTGCGGCACAGCCAGCTGTCTTCGTCAACCTGTGCCACTTCCGAGGTGTACTCACAAACCAGGCCTGCAGGGTCGGTGAAGTAGGAGAAAGTGTTATCCCCGGGACCGTGGCGTCCCGGGCCCCACTGCGGGGCAATACCGTGGGTTTTGAGGGACCCAATACCGCGCATGAAGTGGTCGATGCTCTGCATTTCGTACGCCACATGGTTGACTGCTGTCCATGGGGCCTGGTTGAAGGCGATGACATGGTGCTCAGAATTGCACCGAAGGAAGGACATCTGGTGCTCGGACCAGTCCGAGACCCGCATGCCCAGGACCTGGGTATAGAAGGCTGTAGCCCGGTCAATGTCAATCGTGTTCAACACGACATGGGCAATTTTGCGCGGGATTGCCCGGCGCCCGGAAGGCTCCTGGCTGACGACGGCGTGAACATCCGCGGACAGCTCTACGAGCCTGCCCTCGGGGTCAACCAGCTGCAGGCCGTATCCGCCGGCAGCGTCGTCCAGTGGGCCGGGTTCACGGAAGAGGGGAATACCCAAAGCAGCGAGCTTGAGGGCGGCCTGGTCCACGTCCTGGGGCGTAGCGAGGGCGAAGGCCACGCCGCCAAGCGCGTTCTGCTGGCCCTTTTCCAGCTTTAGAATGTGGTGCTCGGAGCCGGTTCCGCGGAGCCAGAAGCGGTCGCTGTCCTCCTCGACGGTGGAAAGGCCCCAGACCTCGTGGTAGAAATCCTTGGCACGCGCCGTTTCCGGCACTTTCAGGGATACCGACCGAAGAGATCGCAACTTACAGACAGGCTCTGCTGCAAAGAAATTCAAGGGGCTACCTTCTTACTTTTCGAGGGTTTAGAGATCAAGAATCAGTTCGGCCGAGCGGCAACGCGAGACGCAGACGAACATGGATTTGTTTGCAGCCTGCTCGGCCTGGGTGAGGAGAAAATCACGGTGCTCCACGTCGCCGCTGATGACGCGTGTTTCGCAGGTGCCGCAGATTCCTTCCGCGCAGGAGCTGGGAACGTCGATGCCCGCGTTGTTGAGGGCATCAAGCACAGACACGTCAGGCCCGACGGGGATCCGTTGGCCGGTGCTGTTGCACACCACGTCAAACGCTGATTCGCTCTCCACCGGGACGTCAACTTTTTCTGGTGCCTTGAACCGCTCGATTCGAAGCTGCGATTCGTCCTCCATGGCCCCGGCAACAGCCTTCAGCAGCGGTTCCGGACCACAGGCGTAAACCAGCGCATCCGGGCTCAGGTCTCCGACAGCGGCCGCCAGGTCAGGGTAGCTGCCGTTGGCTTCGTCATCGGCGTGGATGGTGATCCGGTCCTGGGGCAGGGTGCCGATCTCGGGAAGAAAGGCCATAGTGGCGCGGGACCGGCCTGTGTAGAGCAGCGACCAGTCCGCACCGGCTGCCTGCAGTTGCCGCGCCATGGAGATGATCGGGGTGATGCCGATTCCACCGGCGACCAGCACGTAGCGTCCGGCGTCTTCGAGCGCGAAGTTATTACGCGGGCCTTCTACGGTGAGGAGCGCGCCCACCGATAGGCCGTCATGGACGTGTTGGCTGCCGCCGCGTGAGTCGGGAGTCCGGAGCACAGCTACCGTCCAGCTCGTCGAATCCAGCGGATCGGAGCATAGCGAGTACTCGCGTATGAGCCCGTTGGGCAGGTGAAGGCTCAGATGGGAACCGGGCTGCCATTGGGGAAGCTGTGCTCCGGACGGGTCAGCAAAGGTAACGCTGGTTACCCCGTCCGATTCCCACGTTTTTTGCTGGACCCTCAGGGTCCGTGCGGTGGGCTCCCCGGTCGCTGCCCGGTCAGTGACCGGATTCTGCCGGGGTGATTCTTCCGGTCCCCGTGTGTTCAAAGTGACGGTAGTCATGATTCACTCCTGGCCCCGGTGGGCAATGGCTTCAATCTCCACCGTGGCACCGTACGGCAGCGCAGAAACTTCCACGAACGTCCTGGCCGGCCGGGGAGCGCTGAAGAGCTGCTCATAGTGGCTGTTGGCCTCTTCGCGCAAGGTCAGGTCCGTGACGAAGTAGGTGGTCTTGACGATGTCCTGCATCGACATGCCGATGGTCGCCAACCGTTCCGAGAGCCTGGTTGTAGCGGCCGCGATGGCCTCTGTTCGGCCACTGACGGGGATGTAGTTTTCGTCAACGGACAACGCCCCGGATACGAAGCCGAAACCCCCGGCCTGGTATGCCGGACTGTAGGGGTGAGCACTCACTGACTTGCCTTTCGTGGGGGATGGATTGGAAGATGCTGCGGATTTCATGCGCCGGCCCAAGGCAATGGGGCGCCGGAAAGATCGACGTATATGCTCTTTTGGCGCATGTAGGAGCGGATACCGTCCCTGCCTTTTTCGGTACCGAGCCCGCTTTCTTTGATGCCGCTGAAAGGGGTGGCGATGCTGAATTGCTTGTACGTGTTGATCCAGACGGTGCCCGCAGCAACGGCGCGCGCGATGCGCCAGGCCCGCCGGTAGTCCGCTGTCCAGATGCCGCAGGCCAGACCAAACACACTGTCGTTGGCCTGGGCCAGCAGGTCTGTTTCATCATCAAAGGGAAGCACCACAGCCACGGGACCGAAGATCTCCTCCTGGCAGATCAGGTCGGAGTTGGCCACGCCGGCAATGATGGTGGGCAGGTAATATGCGCCCTGCTGCAGTTCCGGCTCCGTTGGCCGTGTTCCGCCGCACAGGATTTGCGCTCCGGCTGCCTGCGCATCTTCAACCATTTTTTCAACGGAGTCCCTGTGGGCATGGGCAACAAGAGGTGCCACCTGTGTGCCAGGGTCGGTGCCTGGACCCACCCGCAGGGCTGTGGCTCCTTCGACCAGGCGTGCCAGCACGGTGTCATAGATGGCCCGCTGGATGAATACCCGCGAACCGGCGATGCAGCTTTGGCCGCTGGAGGAGAAGATTCCGTAAAGCACCCCGGCAACTGCTTGCTCGATGTCCGCGTCCGAAAAGATGATGGTTGGTGATTTTCCGCCCAGTTCCAGCGTGATTGGCATGATTTTCTCGGCTGCGATGCGGCCCAGCTGCCGCCCGGTGGAGGTGCCGCCGGTGAAGGAAACCTTGCCGACATCCCTGTGCCGTGCCAAAGCGTCACCGACCGTCCTTCCCGGGCCGGGAAGCACCGAAAGCAAGCCCGAAGGCAGTCCAGCCTCGTCACAGATCCGTGCCAGCAGCAGCGACACCCAGGGTGCCCAGACCGGCGGTTTAATGACGACGGCGTTGCCCGCGGCAAGGGCCGGAGCAACCTTTTGTGCGTCGCTGGCAATGGGGGAGTTCCAGGGCGTAATGGCAGCCACCACACCGACGTGCTCATAGGTGGAGATACTCAGGTAGTCACCCCGCGGCGGGGTCAGCGCATCCTCCATCGTCTCAAGGGCCGATGCGGTGAACCGGAACGTGGCCGCGGCGCTCATGGCCAACGCCCGGGTTTCCTTGAGCGTCTTTCCAGTGTCCAGGGTTTGAAGAACAGCGATACGGTCAGCGTTGGCTTCAATAGCCGAACCGATCCTGTGCAAAACAGCAGCGCGTTCGTGGGGCAGCTTGCGGGACCAGCCCGACTCCTCAATGGCCGCCAGGCCTGCCGCGACCGCCACATCAACATCGTCAACAGTGGCACCATGAAGCGTCGCGAAGACCTCAGAAGTAGCGGGATTAACGGACTCGATCAGTGCTCCCGCACCCCGGGCCCAGACCCCGCCAACATAAATCTCATCCAGAGTATCGATGCTTGGTTCAAAGGCGTGGGAGGTGACGGGCCCTTCAGAGTCCGTACCGGCCGGCCGGTCTACGATGCCCGCGCTGCTTTGCGTTGTCATCCTCAGGGTCCACCAATCTTTATAGTCACTCAGGCCGCCGCCGACGTTGTTCGCGGCTGTCCCGCAGTGGCGGAAGCAACCTGAATGTGAACTAGGTCATGCCAAAGATATAACAGTACTAAGATACTTTGTGTCAAGGCAGTGGGGTCTTGATCTTTAAGCGCTAAGGAGATAGAACTAACACAGTGCCATGATCTTCACCACACTTGAGCCCCTCGCCCGCCCCATCTACATGCATGGCGGACGGCCGGGAGAACAGTGTCGTGCGTGAACGAAGAAACCGTCATGACGTAGCCGGCGACGCTGGCGGCTCGTCCATGGCCTTGGCTCGTCGAGCCACCGATGACCGGTGGCATGCCCACCGCTTCGCGACTGTATTCGAAGCCCTCACAACCTTAAGGATGTCCAATGGACACGATGAGCGAACCTAAAAAGCAGGAAGAGACCAGACCGAACTGGTGGGTACTTTGTCTGGCATGCGCGGCCATAGTGCTCGATGGATACGACACGGTCGCACTGGGCGTTTCCATACCGGCGATTGCAAAGGACTGGGGAGTTGCACCCTCGCACTTCACTCCTGCCCTTGCGCTGACCAGCGCTGGAGTGGCTCTGGGGTATCTGGCGGTGGGGCGCCTCGTGGCCAAAATGGGCACCAGAAACGTCATTTTTTCGGCGGTCGTGGTGTTCACCCTGGGATCGTTGCTGACAGCGTGGTCGGATTCGATTCTGCAGCTGACGATTGTACGTTTCCTGACCGGCCTGGGACTGGGTGCCGTGCTGCCAGCCGCAGTCTCCCATGCGACCGCAGTCAATCCCGGTCGTTTGCGTCAATCGATTGCGGTGGCCGTGATGACGGGCATCTCGGTCGGGGCTCTCATCGCGGGGCTGGCCGGGAGCGCTATCGTGGGCGCATTCGGGTGGGAGTGGGTGTTCATTATCGGAGCTATCGCTTCTGCTGTACTTCTGCCGTTCCTGTGGTTCGGGCTGTCCGGCAGCTACGTATCGAGCACGCCCATCGACGCGGCCGAAGCCAAGCACCATGCGTCGGTTGCGCGCCTGTTCGATGCCTCTGTGCGCAGCAGAACGCTTCTCCTGTGGGCTTTTTCGTTCCTCATCTTTGCCGTGTTCTACGTATTCTCGTCGTGGTTGCCGACCCTGCTCACCAGCTACGGCTTCAGTACCGGTCTAGCACCGCTGGGGTCCGCGGCCCTGGGCATAGGAAGCATCGTCGGTGCCTGCGTACTAATCCTCGGATCTCGTCGATTCCGGATGACGTCGGTCCTGGCTGGAACCTCGGCAGCAGCGATCGTCTTCCTTGTCATCTCTGCCTTCCTCGGCCCGGACAAAGCGCTGCTGCTGCTGGTCTTCGGTGGCGTAGGCCTCGGACTTCAGGCCGGCATGATCGGCCAAGCCGCGGTGGCAGTGGCGCTGTACCCCCAAGCAACGGTGACCGCCGGCGTCGGCTGGGCGGCTTCAATGGGCCGACTCGGATCGGTTGTCGGCCCGATCTTCGGCGGCGTCCTCATCGGACTCGGCGTGGACACCAGCATCATCGTTCTCTCAGTATGCGTGCCCGTGATCATCGCTCTGGTGTTGGTGCTGCTTATAGGACGGATCACAGCAGCCAATGCGTCGGTTCCGATGTCAGCACACCCGGCGAAATCGCCCCTCACCGCGCCTCAGGCCTAGCGTAGACCCTGCCCTGCACTGCCCCTTCGACCAAACTGCAGGGGCAGTGCAGGCAGCAGAAGAGGCAATGGCAAAAGCCAGCACAGCTAACCATGTCTATATCGATGCTACCCATCCAAATCTCCCAGGAAGATGATGAGATCTTGCCCTGCGAGAAACCTTCAAGGCGACGGCGAACACCACTTCTGGTTCCGACGACGTCCGGCGGCCGCGGACTGGTTCTCATATCGTCGTTGCCTGAGCGTTTGGTCGCTTTCAGGGCCTCGTTTTAGGGCCGCATTCCCCTGCGGGGCGTGCAAACAAAGAATTCAGGCTGCTGGACTGGCGCCAACGGGACGACGAGCCAACGGCTGCCGTAGAACTCCACATAGGAGTCGGGAGGGCAGCTTGCATACGCTTCTTCGCGGGTCATTTCAAGTTCCATTCTGCGGTAGGCCGGCAATCGGTATTCTCATCTAAAGCCCATACCTCTTTATTCCAAGTATCTTAAGTCTAAGATACTTGGAAGCTAGTAGCAATAGTAAAAGGGCTACCAGAACAAGCGTGAACAGTTGCCTGGCCCCGCTGACCGATAATGGTGATTCCGTCAACCCGGCCGGCACGCTGAACCCGGAAAAGCGAACCTCCGTCCTACGGGAGGGCGGCAAGGAACCCGGCAGACCGGACACGCCGCCCCAGGACTTTCGCTGCGCATCTGCTTGGAGCCTTCCACAAACCGACCGACGCCTGGTTCGCTAGATCGCACGGGAAGAAGCGCCGCTAGGAGCAACGCCAAAGGCTATTGCCAGCCATGCCTCTAAGATCGGCTCTGGGTAGCCAAAGGGTAGGCAGCGGTCCCTGCGAGGATGCTGCAAGCCTCTTACAGTTGAATGCGTCTGGATGCTGCTTCCTAATCAGTCGGTCTCGGTTTAGCCGATCACAACGGTCAGCTCCAGCGGGACAGCGCGGCGGATCGCATCGTCAACGGGGGAGTGCTCGTCGGCCCATTGAACGATGTCGCGGAGAGCGGCCTCTTCGGTGTCATCGGCTGCTATGCGGACCACTGTGCGCAGAGCGAGGGGTCCAGCAGGAGTGTCCTTACCGATTCCCAGCAGACCGCGGTCATCAGATTCACTGTCAACATCAACTTCGAGCAGGTTCAGGCTCACTCCCTTTTCGGCGGCACGCATGGCGATGAGCGAGACCAAGCAGGCGGCGCTTGCCGAGCGCAGCATCCATCCAGGAGTAGGCGCCGAACCCTTCCCGCCAACTCCTGGCCCCATGTCCGTCACCAAGGACCAGCCGTGGGGGCCGTCAACCCGGACCCGGAGCCCATCTTCCAGCACGGCAGTGGCCGTTGAGTCGCGGGAGCGGGCCTTCTCCGGGCTTTCGCTCAAGTACTGCCGGGACCTGCTGATGGCGTGGGCTACTTCCGATTGCGACATCTCTGGCACTCCCTTTCCGCCGCGGACCGAATCGGGCAAGAATACACCTCTACGAGTCGGCCGTGGGTGTCTCATGACAGCGAAGTGCGAATCTCATGCGGCCATACTTCGGTAACAACGTCGTTCAGGTCCTGGCTCGGGCTGCTCACACAATAAGGTGTGGTCCGGGTTCAGCACGGTGAGATTCACCGGGGCGCGCCGAGAAGGCCCCAGGGCTGGGCAGTTCTGACTTCCGGAGCCCGGGGAGAAAACGCCGCGGCAAGGAAGCAGGAAACAGCCGCTACTGCAGGCACTCCCCCGGCCGTTTTGGAACGCCGATAATGGGGATTCCGTCAGCCTAGCAAGCAACTCTCGCGGGACTGCCCAAGTTGGACTTGGAGCATTCAGCGCTGATATGCGTGAAGTCTATTTGGTGTCCATCGTGTCAGCCCGTTGCACGGACCAAGGGACTTGTTGAGCCATTTCAGTATGGACGTCAACTGTAATCTGTCCCTAGTCACGAAATTTTGATGGGGGAATGATGCGGTTCGAACGTTCAGCAGGGATCTTTAAGGCAGGCGTCCTGATGGCCATTGGTGGTCCAGTCCTTGGTGCACTTGGAGCAGTCATCGCCGTACCAAACATCGCCGCCCTGTATACCGGGAACGTAAACCGAGGGGGATTGGTAATAGGTGCGATCATCGCTGCCGTTGGTTTACTCCTCGCGGTGGCTGGGTACATCATGATTCTTGTCGCGGTGCACCGCGCGCTGGTCAAGATTGATGCTCTTCCTGTCCGTCAGCAGCAGCGGACAGGGCAGGGATCCGCGCCTTCCACGTCGGGATACACCTACTGACCAGCGAAATATGGCCTCCAGCCAACCTGGTTAGTTGAAGCTGCGGCGTAAAACCCTGGATCAGGAGGAAGAGACCTCCACGATCTTGGCCTGGGCACACGCAAAAACAAACCGATAACCTCGGTCTTCCAGCAGCGCCACCGCAATCTTTTCGGTACGGACGTATCAAGCGGCAAATCCAGGAGACCTGCGAGGCCCACCTGTACCCCTGTGGCTGGCCCTTGCTTCACACCAACCGTCATATGCCATATGTAAATATAATCCGATGAACTTGAATTATTGCGCTTCGTACCGAAGCATCGTTGTTCCTCCTTCAGTTGCTGAAGTTATTCCGTCTCTGAACATTGTCAAGTAATCAACTTTGTTAACTTGTGCTTTATACGGCATTTCATCCCCGCCCTCTTCGGCCTGTGAAAGAACTTGGTTGACCACTGCGATCAGAGGATCCAACGAAAGAGACAACGCGACAGGGTGCGCAAGTAGTTGCTCGACCATCCTGGCCGTGAAACGGAACTGCTCCAATCCTGCAACCACAACAGCCAGTTCATAGCCCTCATCGCACTCCACCAGCCGCATGCTGATCGGGGTGCCATCAGCCGCAAAATCTCCTGCGAGAAGTGATAGGTCAACAAGGCGGATTACGATGAGTTCTTGCTCTAGGAGGGCAGCACGAACTTCGGCAGACACTGGATAGCTCACTGGTCCCATAAAGCCTGCTATCGGGTCCTGAATCATCTGAGTCAGGGGGTAAATGAGAGGGCTCGTCATGGACTGTGATTCTTGTAATTCGGTCGACAAATCACGTTGCGGCGTTCGCCGAGTGTCAAACGCG
This window harbors:
- a CDS encoding SDR family oxidoreductase, with product MTRLIVVTGSGRGLGFSIAERLAAGGDRIVIAEKNADIAERAAATLRERGFDATAIITDIADKDSVAALADAVRELGGADGLVNNAALADSVGGDTFWDLEEDFFQRVMTVNAFGTWLVSKYLYPQLAQKQTAAIVNVASDAALYGSPRLVHYVSSKGAVLAMTRTMARDAGAAGVRVNAVSPGLTRVEATESVPASRYRLYEETRVLERDQVPEDISGVVQFLLSDAAAYITGQNVIVDGGFVMGH
- a CDS encoding alpha/beta fold hydrolase — encoded protein: MQLPTEAAPATRSRGSRISLHGVSLVVRGEGAPVFLMHGIGGNASSCGALAQLLSEAGYRTFCWDAPGYGESPDPLGPVDHPGLVLQILASLALGPAHLIGTSWGGVIATRAAAQAPGAVRSLVLADSTRGSAVTGESADRMLARVPELTELGPEAFADRRASRLLSPAADAATATAVRSEMAAVRLPGYKAAATMMAATDTSNVLPTLQVPSLVLVGEDDVVTGVDESRILAESITDASFKIIPCAGHAAVQEKPAEMASSILEFWKRLP
- a CDS encoding VOC family protein, with amino-acid sequence MPETARAKDFYHEVWGLSTVEEDSDRFWLRGTGSEHHILKLEKGQQNALGGVAFALATPQDVDQAALKLAALGIPLFREPGPLDDAAGGYGLQLVDPEGRLVELSADVHAVVSQEPSGRRAIPRKIAHVVLNTIDIDRATAFYTQVLGMRVSDWSEHQMSFLRCNSEHHVIAFNQAPWTAVNHVAYEMQSIDHFMRGIGSLKTHGIAPQWGPGRHGPGDNTFSYFTDPAGLVCEYTSEVAQVDEDSWLCRTWKRTPELSDQWGTAGPPTVNVRTAMAGIPDDGYRSLVVPGSADYFTVPSADSASHAAAH
- a CDS encoding PDR/VanB family oxidoreductase is translated as MTTVTLNTRGPEESPRQNPVTDRAATGEPTARTLRVQQKTWESDGVTSVTFADPSGAQLPQWQPGSHLSLHLPNGLIREYSLCSDPLDSTSWTVAVLRTPDSRGGSQHVHDGLSVGALLTVEGPRNNFALEDAGRYVLVAGGIGITPIISMARQLQAAGADWSLLYTGRSRATMAFLPEIGTLPQDRITIHADDEANGSYPDLAAAVGDLSPDALVYACGPEPLLKAVAGAMEDESQLRIERFKAPEKVDVPVESESAFDVVCNSTGQRIPVGPDVSVLDALNNAGIDVPSSCAEGICGTCETRVISGDVEHRDFLLTQAEQAANKSMFVCVSRCRSAELILDL
- a CDS encoding RidA family protein, translated to MSAHPYSPAYQAGGFGFVSGALSVDENYIPVSGRTEAIAAATTRLSERLATIGMSMQDIVKTTYFVTDLTLREEANSHYEQLFSAPRPARTFVEVSALPYGATVEIEAIAHRGQE
- a CDS encoding aldehyde dehydrogenase, producing MTTQSSAGIVDRPAGTDSEGPVTSHAFEPSIDTLDEIYVGGVWARGAGALIESVNPATSEVFATLHGATVDDVDVAVAAGLAAIEESGWSRKLPHERAAVLHRIGSAIEANADRIAVLQTLDTGKTLKETRALAMSAAATFRFTASALETMEDALTPPRGDYLSISTYEHVGVVAAITPWNSPIASDAQKVAPALAAGNAVVIKPPVWAPWVSLLLARICDEAGLPSGLLSVLPGPGRTVGDALARHRDVGKVSFTGGTSTGRQLGRIAAEKIMPITLELGGKSPTIIFSDADIEQAVAGVLYGIFSSSGQSCIAGSRVFIQRAIYDTVLARLVEGATALRVGPGTDPGTQVAPLVAHAHRDSVEKMVEDAQAAGAQILCGGTRPTEPELQQGAYYLPTIIAGVANSDLICQEEIFGPVAVVLPFDDETDLLAQANDSVFGLACGIWTADYRRAWRIARAVAAGTVWINTYKQFSIATPFSGIKESGLGTEKGRDGIRSYMRQKSIYVDLSGAPLPWAGA
- a CDS encoding MFS transporter: MDTMSEPKKQEETRPNWWVLCLACAAIVLDGYDTVALGVSIPAIAKDWGVAPSHFTPALALTSAGVALGYLAVGRLVAKMGTRNVIFSAVVVFTLGSLLTAWSDSILQLTIVRFLTGLGLGAVLPAAVSHATAVNPGRLRQSIAVAVMTGISVGALIAGLAGSAIVGAFGWEWVFIIGAIASAVLLPFLWFGLSGSYVSSTPIDAAEAKHHASVARLFDASVRSRTLLLWAFSFLIFAVFYVFSSWLPTLLTSYGFSTGLAPLGSAALGIGSIVGACVLILGSRRFRMTSVLAGTSAAAIVFLVISAFLGPDKALLLLVFGGVGLGLQAGMIGQAAVAVALYPQATVTAGVGWAASMGRLGSVVGPIFGGVLIGLGVDTSIIVLSVCVPVIIALVLVLLIGRITAANASVPMSAHPAKSPLTAPQA
- a CDS encoding OsmC family protein: MSQSEVAHAISRSRQYLSESPEKARSRDSTATAVLEDGLRVRVDGPHGWSLVTDMGPGVGGKGSAPTPGWMLRSASAACLVSLIAMRAAEKGVSLNLLEVDVDSESDDRGLLGIGKDTPAGPLALRTVVRIAADDTEEAALRDIVQWADEHSPVDDAIRRAVPLELTVVIG